A region of Streptomyces cinnamoneus DNA encodes the following proteins:
- a CDS encoding ThiF family adenylyltransferase, which translates to MIKPALRRAWRNRDSVQFGAAPAHAVVVGPLDTATSCFLGLLDGTRGMPLLREEARRIGLPEGRADAVVERLAGAGLLDDPRGGGEGAAALRGRGGDGLARLRPDLGSLSVLHAEPGAPMRLMAARQSMRVQVRGAGRVGATVAALLSASGVGRVDVLDGGCVEPWDVAPGGVRTGRSGERRDATVRQVVREAAPVPPPRARAGGGDRGSDAVPRLALVILAPRDGLAAYAPDVAASEELLLSGTPHLYAGVLEATGVVGPLVLPGGTACAGCVELARAERDPAWPRMLAQWRSGRAAGVPSCDMALATVVAGLTVARALAFLDGGSTSGAGVRLELALPGPAWTPRPVEPHPRCPCGAAGSPHPGMPESHGHRTGQ; encoded by the coding sequence ATGATCAAGCCCGCGCTGCGGCGGGCCTGGCGCAACCGCGACAGCGTCCAGTTCGGTGCCGCGCCCGCGCACGCGGTGGTCGTGGGACCGCTGGACACGGCGACGAGCTGTTTCCTCGGCCTCCTGGACGGTACGCGCGGCATGCCGCTGCTCCGTGAGGAGGCGCGGCGGATCGGGCTGCCGGAGGGCCGGGCGGACGCCGTGGTGGAGCGGCTGGCCGGAGCCGGGCTGCTGGACGATCCGCGGGGTGGCGGCGAGGGGGCCGCGGCGTTGCGGGGCCGGGGCGGTGACGGGCTGGCGCGGTTGCGGCCGGACCTGGGCTCGCTGTCGGTGCTCCATGCCGAACCGGGCGCGCCCATGAGGCTGATGGCGGCGCGGCAGAGCATGCGGGTCCAGGTGCGGGGAGCGGGGCGGGTGGGGGCCACCGTGGCGGCCCTGCTGTCGGCCTCCGGAGTGGGGCGGGTCGACGTGCTGGACGGCGGCTGCGTCGAACCGTGGGACGTCGCGCCCGGCGGAGTGCGGACCGGGCGGAGCGGGGAGCGGCGGGACGCGACCGTGCGGCAAGTCGTGCGGGAGGCCGCTCCGGTGCCCCCGCCGCGGGCCCGGGCCGGCGGCGGTGACCGGGGTTCCGACGCGGTTCCCCGGCTGGCGCTGGTGATCCTCGCGCCGCGCGACGGGCTCGCGGCGTACGCCCCGGACGTGGCCGCCTCGGAGGAGTTGCTCCTCTCCGGCACGCCCCATCTGTACGCGGGGGTGCTGGAGGCCACAGGGGTGGTGGGGCCCCTGGTGCTGCCGGGCGGGACGGCGTGCGCGGGCTGTGTGGAGCTGGCGAGGGCCGAGCGGGACCCGGCGTGGCCTCGGATGCTCGCCCAGTGGAGGTCCGGCCGGGCGGCGGGAGTACCGTCTTGCGACATGGCACTGGCCACGGTCGTGGCGGGGCTGACCGTGGCGCGGGCGCTGGCCTTTCTCGACGGTGGGTCCACGTCGGGCGCGGGGGTCCGTCTGGAGCTGGCCCTGCCGGGTCCGGCCTGGACTCCCCGGCCCGTCGAGCCGCATCCGCGGTGTCCGTGCGGCGCGGCGGGATCCCCACATCCCGGCATGCCGGAGTCACACGGGCACCGCACGGGACAATGA
- a CDS encoding TerD family protein, whose product MSREFQRGHKAKITDLTAGTDLYVGVQIGGPGLTFDISCFGLDADERLSDDRYFVFFNQPKSPEEAVQQLGAQAGDTESFRVTLDRVPAHIRKLTFTATLDGAGQMSQVGPGYLRVVAGGVEVARYSFTGAEFSTERAVMLGDLYLKDVWRFAAVGQGFDGGLEALLRNFGGEVLEEEEPAPAAGAPAAAPSFAPPAQASAPPAFAPPGAAAAAASPAPQAPAPAPAHSFAPPPGSTPPPVPPAASQQVHAAPTLAAPIAPPGHFSGGQTPPRGVVAPPGPPGVPGQHAPYGQPPPPPQAPPAHQSYGAPVVPAQPYPGAQQAAPYGQPGHPGQQPYGHPAQPAPAPYGAPGAHAAPGPAVPGVQAALEKYREAPNGQRWTPQNAKLIRVDLGADPQPVLARQGSMVLYQGKVDFSYKGAGVMSRIVGNATGQEMQLMRCTGRGQVFLAENSAHVHPIQLENEAICVSADAVLAFDESLHYEVRRIEGHGIPGGALFTMQFQGMGTVVVKTHGTPVVLPVTPTTYADSNAIVAWSAGAQVIVSSQVRLRRNSYPGYSGEAVNLQFRGAPGNFIVVQPYEV is encoded by the coding sequence ATGTCCAGGGAATTCCAGCGCGGCCACAAGGCCAAGATCACTGACCTGACGGCGGGGACCGATCTGTACGTGGGAGTGCAGATCGGCGGCCCCGGTCTGACCTTCGACATCAGTTGCTTCGGCCTCGACGCCGACGAGCGGCTCTCCGACGACCGGTACTTCGTCTTCTTCAACCAGCCCAAGTCGCCCGAGGAGGCCGTTCAGCAGCTCGGGGCGCAGGCCGGCGACACGGAGTCGTTCCGCGTCACGCTCGACCGCGTCCCGGCGCACATCCGCAAGCTCACCTTCACGGCGACCCTCGACGGCGCCGGCCAGATGTCGCAGGTCGGGCCCGGTTACCTCCGTGTCGTCGCCGGCGGGGTGGAGGTGGCCCGCTACTCCTTCACCGGTGCGGAGTTCAGCACCGAGCGCGCGGTGATGCTCGGCGACCTCTACCTGAAGGACGTCTGGCGGTTCGCCGCCGTCGGGCAGGGCTTCGACGGCGGACTGGAGGCGCTGCTGCGCAACTTCGGCGGCGAGGTGCTGGAAGAGGAGGAGCCCGCCCCGGCCGCCGGCGCCCCCGCTGCCGCCCCCTCCTTCGCGCCTCCCGCGCAGGCCAGCGCGCCGCCGGCCTTCGCCCCGCCCGGAGCGGCGGCCGCCGCCGCATCCCCGGCGCCCCAGGCCCCGGCCCCCGCGCCCGCCCACAGCTTCGCGCCCCCGCCGGGCAGCACTCCGCCCCCGGTGCCTCCGGCCGCCTCGCAGCAGGTGCACGCGGCCCCTACCCTCGCTGCCCCCATCGCGCCGCCCGGACACTTCTCCGGCGGCCAGACACCCCCTCGCGGCGTCGTCGCGCCGCCCGGCCCGCCCGGCGTCCCCGGCCAGCACGCTCCGTACGGCCAGCCGCCCCCGCCGCCCCAGGCGCCCCCCGCCCACCAGTCGTACGGCGCCCCCGTCGTGCCCGCGCAGCCCTACCCGGGCGCCCAGCAGGCCGCCCCGTACGGCCAGCCCGGCCACCCCGGCCAGCAGCCCTACGGCCACCCGGCGCAGCCCGCCCCGGCCCCGTACGGCGCTCCCGGCGCCCACGCCGCGCCCGGTCCGGCGGTGCCCGGTGTGCAGGCGGCGCTCGAGAAGTACCGCGAGGCCCCCAACGGCCAGCGCTGGACGCCGCAGAACGCCAAGCTCATCCGCGTCGACCTCGGCGCGGACCCGCAGCCGGTGCTGGCGCGGCAGGGCAGCATGGTGCTCTACCAGGGCAAGGTCGACTTCAGCTACAAGGGTGCGGGCGTCATGAGCCGCATCGTGGGCAACGCGACGGGCCAGGAGATGCAGCTGATGCGCTGCACCGGCCGGGGACAGGTCTTCCTCGCCGAGAACTCCGCGCATGTCCACCCCATCCAGCTGGAGAACGAGGCGATCTGCGTCTCCGCCGACGCGGTCCTCGCCTTCGACGAGTCGCTGCACTACGAGGTCCGCAGGATCGAGGGCCACGGCATCCCCGGCGGCGCGCTGTTCACGATGCAGTTCCAGGGCATGGGCACCGTCGTGGTCAAGACCCACGGCACGCCCGTCGTGCTCCCCGTCACCCCCACCACCTACGCCGACAGCAACGCCATCGTGGCCTGGTCGGCCGGTGCCCAGGTGATCGTCTCCAGCCAGGTGCGGCTGCGGCGCAACTCCTACCCGGGCTACAGCGGAGAAGCCGTGAACCTCCAGTTCCGCGGTGCGCCCGGAAACTTCATCGTCGTCCAGCCCTACGAGGTCTGA
- a CDS encoding ATP-dependent DNA helicase UvrD2 codes for MTAATHSTLFPQVPASADAVLDGLDPEQREVATALSGPVCVLAGAGTGKTRAITHRIAYGVRSGMLQPSSVLAVTFTNRAAGEMRGRLRQLGAGGVQARTFHSAALRQLQYFWPKAVGGELPRLVDRKVQIVAEAAARCRVRLDRNELRDVTGEIEWAKVTQTVPEDYPAAAAKSGREVPRDPAEIAGVYGTYEQLKRERGLIDFEDVLLLTVGVLQDRHDIADTVRRQYQHFVVDEYQDVSPLQQRLLELWLGDRDNLCVVGDASQTIYSFTGATPDHLLNFRTRHPHATVVKLVRDYRSTPEVVHLANGLLSQARGRAAESRLELVSQRGHGPQPVYGEYADEPAEAEGTARRVRELIDSGVPASEIAILYRINAQSEVYEQALADAGVPYQLRGAERFFERPEVREAGLLLRGAARAGGHSDPQLADAEDVPSQVRAVLSTRGWTPEPPAGSGAVRDRWESLAALVRLAEDFVRARPDATLGDLVAELDERASAQHAPTVEGVTLASLHAAKGLEWDAVFLVGLTEGMLPITYAKTDEQVEEERRLLYVGVTRARVHLSLSWALSRAPGGRPSRRPTRFLNGLRPGSAAPRPGSPAAGGRGGVERGGARKRRGSARCRVCGRTLTDAGEIKLMRCEDCPSELDEGLYERLRDWRAEQARQLGQPAFCVFTDKTLLAIAEAVPGTEAELVCISGVGGRKLDRFGADVLALCAGKEPTSADVSPDTSEESPEK; via the coding sequence TCCGGGATGCTCCAGCCCTCCAGTGTGCTGGCCGTCACCTTCACCAACCGCGCGGCGGGCGAGATGCGGGGCCGGCTGCGCCAGCTCGGCGCGGGCGGCGTGCAAGCCCGTACGTTCCACTCCGCCGCCCTGCGCCAGCTGCAGTACTTCTGGCCGAAGGCCGTGGGCGGCGAGCTGCCGCGGCTGGTCGACCGCAAGGTCCAGATCGTGGCGGAGGCCGCGGCCCGCTGCCGGGTCCGCCTCGATCGCAACGAGCTGCGGGACGTGACGGGCGAGATCGAGTGGGCGAAGGTCACCCAGACCGTGCCCGAGGACTATCCGGCCGCCGCCGCGAAGTCGGGCCGCGAGGTCCCCCGCGACCCCGCCGAGATCGCCGGCGTCTACGGCACGTACGAGCAGCTCAAGCGCGAGCGCGGTCTGATCGACTTCGAGGACGTGCTGCTGCTGACGGTGGGCGTGCTCCAGGACCGGCACGACATCGCCGACACGGTGCGCCGCCAGTACCAGCACTTCGTCGTCGACGAGTACCAGGACGTCAGCCCCCTCCAGCAGCGGCTGCTGGAGCTGTGGCTGGGCGACCGGGACAATCTGTGCGTGGTCGGCGACGCCAGCCAGACCATCTACTCCTTCACCGGCGCCACCCCCGATCACCTGCTCAACTTCCGCACCCGCCACCCGCACGCCACGGTCGTCAAGCTCGTCCGCGACTACCGCTCCACGCCCGAGGTGGTCCACCTGGCCAACGGCCTGCTGTCCCAGGCGCGGGGCAGGGCCGCGGAGAGCCGGCTGGAGCTGGTCTCCCAGCGCGGCCACGGCCCCCAGCCGGTCTACGGGGAGTACGCCGACGAGCCGGCCGAGGCGGAGGGCACCGCCCGCCGGGTGCGGGAGCTGATCGACTCCGGCGTGCCCGCCAGCGAGATCGCGATCCTCTACCGGATCAACGCCCAGTCCGAGGTCTACGAGCAGGCGCTCGCCGACGCCGGGGTGCCCTACCAGCTCCGGGGCGCCGAGCGGTTCTTCGAGCGGCCGGAGGTGCGCGAGGCGGGGCTGCTGCTGCGCGGCGCGGCCCGGGCCGGCGGCCACTCCGACCCCCAGCTGGCCGACGCGGAGGACGTGCCCTCCCAGGTGCGCGCGGTGCTGAGCACCCGCGGGTGGACGCCGGAGCCCCCGGCCGGCTCGGGCGCGGTGCGCGACCGCTGGGAGTCGCTGGCGGCTCTCGTGCGGCTCGCAGAGGACTTCGTGCGGGCCCGGCCGGACGCCACCCTGGGCGATCTGGTGGCGGAGCTGGACGAGCGGGCGAGCGCGCAGCACGCGCCGACCGTCGAGGGTGTGACGCTCGCCTCACTCCACGCCGCCAAGGGTCTGGAATGGGACGCCGTCTTCCTGGTCGGGCTCACCGAGGGCATGCTGCCGATCACCTACGCCAAGACCGACGAACAGGTGGAGGAGGAGCGCCGGCTCCTCTACGTCGGCGTCACCCGTGCCCGCGTCCACCTCAGCCTGTCCTGGGCCCTGTCCCGGGCCCCCGGCGGCCGCCCCTCCCGGCGCCCCACGCGCTTCCTCAACGGGCTGCGGCCGGGCTCCGCCGCCCCCCGGCCGGGCAGCCCGGCCGCGGGAGGCCGGGGCGGCGTCGAGCGGGGCGGGGCGCGCAAGCGGCGCGGATCGGCGCGCTGCCGGGTCTGCGGGAGGACGCTGACCGACGCGGGCGAGATCAAGCTGATGCGGTGCGAGGACTGCCCCTCGGAGCTCGACGAGGGGCTCTACGAGCGACTGCGCGACTGGCGGGCCGAGCAGGCCCGGCAGCTGGGGCAGCCCGCCTTCTGCGTCTTCACCGACAAGACACTGCTCGCGATCGCGGAGGCCGTTCCGGGAACCGAAGCGGAGCTGGTGTGCATCTCAGGAGTCGGAGGACGCAAGCTCGACAGGTTCGGTGCCGACGTCCTCGCCCTGTGCGCAGGCAAGGAGCCGACCTCGGCAGACGTGTCCCCGGACACCTCCGAAGAATCTCCGGAAAAATAG
- a CDS encoding M48 family metallopeptidase: MPVDPLHSAARPPRSASSPLTRAPEAGAVEVRRSARRRRTVSAYREGDRTVVLIPARMSDAEEKRWVTVMLDKLAAQESKRMLGDAELADRARSLSEQYLRGRARPASVRWVTNQNTRWGSCTPAEGSIRLSHRLQGMPEYVVDYVLLHELAHLLVPGHGPEFWRLLESYPRTERARGYLEGVVSADRLPRLPGARTE; encoded by the coding sequence GTGCCCGTCGATCCTCTGCACAGTGCCGCAAGACCGCCGCGCAGCGCTTCGAGCCCGCTCACCAGGGCCCCGGAGGCCGGCGCGGTCGAGGTCCGCAGGAGCGCGCGCCGACGCAGGACGGTCTCGGCCTACCGCGAGGGCGACCGCACCGTCGTCCTCATCCCGGCCCGGATGTCGGACGCGGAGGAGAAGCGCTGGGTGACCGTGATGCTCGACAAGCTCGCGGCCCAGGAGAGCAAGCGGATGCTCGGCGACGCCGAGCTGGCCGACCGGGCCCGCAGCCTGTCCGAGCAGTACCTGCGCGGCCGGGCCCGGCCCGCCTCGGTCCGCTGGGTCACCAACCAGAACACCCGCTGGGGCTCGTGCACCCCCGCCGAGGGCAGCATCCGCCTCTCGCACCGCCTGCAGGGCATGCCCGAGTACGTCGTGGACTACGTCCTCCTCCACGAGCTGGCGCACCTGCTGGTACCCGGGCACGGGCCGGAGTTCTGGCGGCTTTTGGAGTCGTACCCGCGCACCGAGCGGGCCCGGGGCTACCTGGAGGGAGTGGTCTCCGCCGACCGGCTGCCCCGCCTCCCCGGCGCCCGCACCGAGTGA
- a CDS encoding WhiB family transcriptional regulator, which yields MQLKTHTPSVATDLIPPPVPTEDTLTPLTSLTDLDDAIENLGGSVPCRSYDPEVFFAESPADVEYAKSLCQTCPLREACLAGAMDRREPWGVWGGELFVQGVVVARKRPRGRPRKNPVAA from the coding sequence GTGCAACTCAAGACGCACACCCCGTCAGTAGCCACCGACCTGATCCCCCCGCCTGTGCCCACGGAGGACACCTTGACCCCCCTCACCTCGCTCACCGACCTCGATGACGCCATCGAGAACCTCGGCGGCTCGGTTCCCTGCCGCAGCTATGACCCCGAGGTCTTCTTCGCCGAGTCGCCGGCCGACGTGGAGTACGCCAAGTCCCTCTGCCAGACGTGCCCGCTCCGTGAGGCATGCCTCGCCGGTGCCATGGACCGTCGTGAGCCCTGGGGTGTCTGGGGCGGCGAACTGTTCGTCCAGGGCGTGGTCGTCGCCCGCAAGCGTCCCCGTGGCCGCCCGCGCAAGAACCCGGTCGCCGCATGA
- a CDS encoding ABC1 kinase family protein, producing MSDLPRKAVTRTVKLAALPLGFAGRTALGLGKRIGGRPAEIIAAELQQRTAEQLFATLGQLKGGAMKLGQALSVFESALPEQVAGPYRAALTKLQEAAPPMPVKTVHAALAERLGADWRELFEEFDDRPSAAASIGQVHRAVWHDGREVAVKVQYPGAGEALLSDLTQLGRFAKLLGPLVPGMDIKPLITELRDRVSEELDYELEARAQGAHAREFAGDADVVVPDVVHQSDQVLVTEWLEGVPLSEVIADGTQEQRDRAGQLLARFLFSGAARTGLLHADPHPGNFRLVTGDAPDGPPEKWRLGVLDFGTVDRLPQGLPVQIGTALRLTLDGEAEAVHELLREEGFVKPEIELDPGAVLEYLLPIIEPAQVTEFTFTRDWMRAQATRIADPRSPAYQLARRLNLPPAYLLIHRVTMSTIGVLCQLNATVRLREEMEAWVPGFAAAGRSQETPA from the coding sequence ATGTCTGATCTACCCCGCAAGGCGGTCACCCGGACCGTCAAGTTGGCCGCGTTGCCGTTGGGGTTCGCGGGGCGCACGGCGCTCGGGCTGGGGAAGCGCATCGGAGGGCGGCCGGCGGAGATCATCGCCGCCGAACTGCAGCAGCGCACGGCCGAGCAGTTGTTCGCGACCCTGGGGCAGCTCAAGGGCGGCGCCATGAAGCTCGGTCAGGCGTTGTCCGTCTTCGAGTCGGCTCTTCCCGAGCAGGTCGCCGGGCCCTACCGCGCCGCGCTGACCAAGCTTCAGGAGGCCGCGCCGCCGATGCCGGTGAAGACGGTGCACGCGGCGCTCGCCGAGCGGCTCGGAGCGGACTGGCGGGAGCTGTTCGAAGAGTTCGACGACCGTCCTTCGGCGGCGGCGTCGATCGGACAGGTGCACCGGGCCGTATGGCATGACGGACGCGAGGTCGCGGTCAAGGTGCAGTACCCCGGGGCGGGTGAGGCGCTGCTCTCCGATCTGACCCAACTGGGCCGGTTCGCCAAGCTGCTGGGGCCGCTGGTGCCCGGCATGGACATCAAGCCGCTGATCACCGAGCTGCGCGACCGGGTGTCCGAGGAGCTGGACTATGAGCTGGAGGCCCGGGCACAGGGCGCCCACGCCCGGGAGTTCGCCGGGGACGCCGACGTGGTGGTGCCGGACGTGGTCCACCAGAGCGACCAGGTGCTGGTGACCGAGTGGCTCGAAGGGGTGCCGCTGTCCGAGGTGATAGCGGACGGCACCCAGGAGCAGCGGGACCGGGCGGGTCAGCTGCTGGCCCGTTTCCTCTTCTCCGGCGCGGCCCGCACGGGGCTGCTGCACGCCGATCCCCACCCGGGCAACTTCCGGCTGGTGACCGGTGACGCCCCCGACGGCCCGCCGGAGAAGTGGCGGCTGGGAGTACTGGACTTCGGCACGGTCGACCGGCTGCCGCAGGGACTTCCCGTGCAGATAGGCACGGCGCTGCGGCTCACGCTGGACGGCGAGGCGGAGGCGGTCCACGAGCTGCTGCGGGAGGAGGGCTTCGTCAAGCCGGAGATCGAGCTGGACCCGGGGGCGGTCCTCGAGTATCTGCTGCCGATCATCGAGCCGGCCCAGGTGACGGAGTTCACCTTCACCCGGGACTGGATGCGCGCGCAGGCGACCCGGATCGCCGATCCCCGCTCCCCCGCCTACCAGCTGGCCCGGCGGCTCAATCTGCCCCCGGCGTATCTGCTGATCCACCGGGTGACGATGAGCACCATAGGGGTGCTGTGTCAGCTCAACGCCACGGTGCGGCTGCGGGAGGAGATGGAGGCGTGGGTGCCCGGGTTCGCGGCGGCCGGCCGGAGCCAGGAGACGCCCGCCTGA
- a CDS encoding AIM24 family protein, whose product MNQTPFPGHAPAPVAARMENHGSNMLKVALQTGHDLFARSGSMIAYEGYVQYDPNPPAVRQMASQWLTGEGMPLMRCHGDGLLYLADYGADVICVQLNGDALSVNGTNVLAFDAHLQWGVERVKGMAKFAGQGLFNVAISGTGWVALTSRGTPIVVDCGRGEDETYVDPDALVAWSSNLKMKGKRSFKASSLVGRGSGEAYQLGFSGEGFVVVQPSEDSTDRLRARG is encoded by the coding sequence ATGAATCAGACACCGTTCCCGGGCCACGCCCCGGCCCCGGTGGCCGCCCGCATGGAGAACCACGGCAGCAACATGCTGAAGGTCGCCCTGCAGACGGGTCACGACCTCTTCGCCCGCAGCGGCTCGATGATCGCCTACGAGGGCTACGTCCAGTACGACCCGAACCCACCGGCCGTCCGGCAGATGGCCTCCCAGTGGCTCACCGGCGAGGGCATGCCGCTCATGCGGTGCCACGGCGACGGCCTGCTCTACCTCGCCGACTACGGGGCGGACGTCATCTGCGTCCAGCTCAACGGCGACGCCCTGTCCGTCAACGGCACCAACGTGCTCGCCTTCGACGCCCACCTCCAGTGGGGCGTCGAGCGCGTCAAGGGCATGGCGAAGTTCGCCGGCCAGGGCCTGTTCAACGTGGCCATCAGCGGCACCGGATGGGTGGCGCTCACCTCCCGCGGCACCCCGATCGTCGTGGACTGCGGCCGGGGCGAGGACGAGACCTACGTCGACCCGGACGCGCTCGTGGCCTGGTCGAGCAATCTCAAGATGAAGGGCAAGCGCAGCTTCAAGGCATCCTCGCTGGTCGGGCGGGGCAGCGGCGAGGCGTACCAACTGGGCTTCTCCGGCGAGGGCTTCGTCGTCGTCCAGCCCAGCGAGGACAGCACCGACCGGCTCCGGGCCCGGGGCTGA